In Mytilus edulis chromosome 4, xbMytEdul2.2, whole genome shotgun sequence, the following proteins share a genomic window:
- the LOC139521824 gene encoding cyclin-dependent kinases regulatory subunit 1-like, translated as MSHSKDIFYSDKYKDDEYEYRHVMLPKEISKLVPKTHLMSETEWRSLGVQQSVGWIHYMRHDPEPHILLFRRPVT; from the exons ATGTCGCATTCTAAAGacatattttattcagataaataTAAAGACGACGAATATGAATACAG GCATGTAATGCTACCAAAAGAAATTTCTAAATTGGTGCCAAAGACGCATTTAATGTCAGAAACAGAATGGAGAAGTTTAGGAGTTCAGCAGAGTGTAGGGTGGATTCACTATATGAGACATGATCCAG aGCCACATATATTACTGTTTCGAAGACCAGTAACGTAG